One Cedecea neteri DNA segment encodes these proteins:
- the cobO gene encoding cob(I)yrinic acid a,c-diamide adenosyltransferase, which translates to MSEDRYQQRQQRQKEKVDARIAEAQQERGILIVFTGNGKGKTTAAFGTATRAVGHGQKVGVIQFIKGQWPNGERNLLEPHGVEFQVMATGFTWETQNRETDTAACLTVWEHGKRMLADATLDMVILDELTYMVAYDYLPLEDVLSALANRPVNQTVIVTGRGCHRDILEIADTVSELRPVKHAFDAGVKAQMGIDY; encoded by the coding sequence ATGAGCGAGGACCGTTATCAACAGCGCCAACAGCGCCAGAAAGAAAAGGTTGATGCGCGCATTGCAGAAGCCCAGCAGGAACGCGGGATTTTGATCGTCTTCACCGGCAACGGAAAAGGTAAAACAACCGCCGCATTCGGCACAGCGACCCGCGCCGTTGGCCACGGCCAAAAAGTCGGCGTCATTCAGTTTATCAAGGGCCAGTGGCCGAACGGAGAACGTAATCTGCTTGAGCCACACGGGGTTGAGTTTCAGGTGATGGCGACAGGCTTTACCTGGGAGACGCAGAACCGGGAAACGGACACCGCCGCCTGCCTTACCGTTTGGGAGCACGGCAAACGGATGCTGGCTGACGCCACGCTGGATATGGTGATCCTCGACGAGCTGACCTACATGGTGGCTTACGATTATCTGCCGCTGGAAGACGTCTTAAGCGCGCTGGCTAACCGCCCGGTGAATCAGACAGTGATTGTGACAGGCCGCGGGTGCCACCGCGATATTCTGGAGATAGCCGACACGGTCAGCGAACTCCGCCCGGTTAAGCATGCCTTTGACGCCGGGGTGAAGGCGCAGATGGGTATTGATTACTAA
- a CDS encoding YmiA family putative membrane protein, with protein MSSGSEEPQQDPALKRKAWIAVFLVSALFWLVVALVAWHFWG; from the coding sequence ATGTCATCAGGAAGTGAGGAACCGCAACAAGATCCGGCTCTGAAACGCAAGGCATGGATTGCGGTGTTTTTGGTTTCAGCCTTGTTCTGGCTGGTTGTGGCGCTGGTTGCCTGGCATTTTTGGGGGTAG
- the cysB gene encoding HTH-type transcriptional regulator CysB, with amino-acid sequence MKLQQLRYIVEVVNHNLNVSSTAEGLYTSQPGISKQVRMLEDELGIQIFARSGKHLTQVTPAGQEIIRIAREVLSKVDAIKSVAGEHTWPDKGSLYVATTHTQARYALPGVIKGFIERYPRVSLHMHQGSPTQIAEAVSKGNADFAIATEALHLYDDLVMLPCYHWNRSIVVTPDHPLASKESVSIEELAQYPLVTYTFGFTGRSELDTAFNRAGLTPRIVFTATDADVIKTYVRLGLGVGVIASMAVDPISDPDLVRIEAQGVFSHSTTKIGFRRSTFLRSYMYDFIQRFAPHLTRDVVDTAVALRSNEDIEAMFKDIKLPAK; translated from the coding sequence ATGAAATTACAGCAGCTGCGTTATATCGTTGAAGTCGTAAACCACAATCTTAATGTCTCCTCGACGGCGGAAGGGCTTTATACCTCCCAGCCCGGGATCAGTAAGCAAGTTCGTATGCTGGAAGACGAACTGGGGATCCAGATTTTCGCCCGTAGCGGGAAGCACCTGACCCAGGTCACCCCGGCGGGGCAGGAAATCATCCGCATCGCCCGTGAAGTGCTGTCGAAAGTCGATGCGATCAAATCCGTTGCCGGAGAACACACCTGGCCTGACAAAGGCTCGCTCTATGTGGCGACAACCCACACGCAGGCTCGTTACGCGCTACCAGGCGTGATTAAAGGCTTTATCGAACGTTATCCTCGGGTTTCACTGCATATGCATCAGGGCTCGCCGACGCAGATTGCAGAGGCAGTTTCCAAAGGAAATGCAGACTTTGCGATCGCTACTGAGGCGCTTCATCTTTATGACGACCTGGTGATGCTGCCTTGCTACCACTGGAACCGCTCCATTGTGGTCACGCCGGATCATCCATTGGCTTCTAAAGAATCGGTCAGCATCGAAGAGCTGGCACAGTATCCGCTGGTCACCTACACCTTTGGTTTTACCGGACGTTCTGAGTTGGACACCGCCTTCAACCGCGCAGGGTTAACGCCGCGAATCGTCTTTACTGCCACCGACGCCGATGTGATTAAAACCTACGTTCGCTTAGGGCTGGGAGTAGGGGTTATTGCGAGCATGGCGGTGGATCCGATTTCAGACCCTGATTTAGTCCGTATCGAAGCCCAGGGCGTATTTAGCCACAGCACCACGAAAATAGGTTTCCGTCGGAGTACTTTCCTGCGCAGTTATATGTATGATTTTATTCAGCGTTTTGCGCCACATTTAACCCGTGACGTGGTGGATACCGCCGTAGCTTTGCGCTCTAACGAAGATATTGAAGCGATGTTTAAAGATATAAAATTACCTGCCAAATAA
- a CDS encoding YciN family protein: protein MQETTQPIDRESLLVEANKIIREHEDFLHGMEATGVEQKNGVLVFSGEYFLDEQGLPTPKSTAVFNMFKHLAHVLSEKYSLQG, encoded by the coding sequence ATGCAAGAGACAACTCAGCCTATTGACCGCGAATCCCTCCTAGTCGAGGCGAACAAAATCATTCGTGAACATGAGGATTTCCTGCACGGGATGGAAGCCACCGGCGTGGAACAGAAAAACGGTGTGCTGGTCTTTAGTGGAGAATACTTCCTGGACGAGCAAGGTTTGCCCACGCCGAAGAGTACGGCGGTGTTTAATATGTTTAAACACCTGGCACACGTCCTGTCGGAAAAGTATTCACTGCAGGGCTAA
- the topA gene encoding type I DNA topoisomerase — MGKALVIVESPAKAKTINKYLGNDYVVKSSVGHIRDLPTSGSTTKKSADSTAAKGAKKVKKDERGALVNRMGVDPWHNWDAHYEVLPGKEKVVSELKSLAEKADHIYLATDLDREGEAIAWHLREVIGGDDTRYSRVVFNEITKNAIRQAFEKPGELNIDRVNAQQARRFMDRVVGYMVSPLLWKKIARGLSAGRVQSVAVRLVVEREREIKAFVPEEYWEIDANLSTPKGDALPVQVSHYKDKPFRPVNREQTMAAVSLLEKARYTVLDREDKPTSSKPGAPFITSTLQQAASTRLGFGVKKTMMMAQRLYEAGHITYMRTDSTNLSQDAVSMVRGYIEENFGKKYLPAEANQYASKDNSQEAHEAIRPSDVSVQSEALKDMEADAQKLYQLIWRQFVACQMTPAKYDSTTLTVEAGEYRLKARGRTLRFDGWTKVMPALRKGDEDRTLPAVNPGEALTLVELLPAQHFTKPPARFSEASLVKELEKRGIGRPSTYASIISTIQDRGYVRVENRRFYAEKMGEIVTDRLEENFRELMNYDFTAQMEDSLDQVANNQAEWKGVLDNFFTDFSGQLEKAEQDPEEGGMRPNQMVLTSIDCPTCGRKMGIRTASTGVFLGCSGYALPPKERCKTTINLVPENEVLNVLEGDDAETNALRAKRRCQKCGTAMDSYLIDPKRKLHVCGNNPTCDGYEIEEGEFRIKGYDGPIVECEKCGSEMHLRMGRFGKYMACTNDECKNTRKILRNGEVAPPKEDPVPLPELPCEKSDAYFVLRDGAAGVFLAANTFPKSRETRAPLVEELHRFRDRLPEKLRYLADAPQEDPDGNKAFVRFSRKTKQQYVASDKDGKATGWSAFFVDGKWVVGKK, encoded by the coding sequence ATGGGTAAAGCTCTCGTTATCGTTGAGTCCCCGGCAAAAGCCAAAACGATCAACAAATATCTCGGAAATGACTACGTGGTGAAGTCCAGCGTCGGTCACATCCGTGATTTGCCGACCAGTGGATCAACCACCAAGAAGAGCGCTGACTCTACCGCCGCCAAAGGGGCCAAAAAGGTCAAAAAGGATGAACGCGGAGCGCTCGTCAACCGTATGGGTGTCGATCCCTGGCATAACTGGGATGCTCATTACGAAGTGCTGCCAGGCAAGGAGAAAGTGGTCTCCGAGCTGAAGTCACTGGCAGAAAAAGCAGACCACATCTATCTCGCAACCGACCTTGACCGCGAAGGGGAAGCCATTGCCTGGCACCTGCGGGAAGTTATCGGTGGCGATGACACCCGCTATAGCCGCGTGGTGTTTAACGAAATCACTAAGAATGCGATTCGTCAGGCGTTTGAAAAGCCGGGTGAACTGAATATTGACCGTGTGAATGCCCAGCAGGCGCGCCGCTTTATGGACCGCGTTGTGGGCTACATGGTGTCTCCGCTGCTGTGGAAAAAGATTGCGCGTGGCCTGTCAGCCGGGCGCGTTCAGTCCGTGGCGGTTCGCCTTGTGGTCGAACGTGAGCGCGAAATTAAAGCGTTCGTTCCGGAAGAGTACTGGGAAATCGACGCCAATCTGTCGACGCCGAAGGGCGACGCGCTGCCGGTACAGGTGAGTCACTATAAAGACAAACCGTTCCGTCCGGTTAACCGCGAGCAGACGATGGCGGCCGTTAGCCTGCTTGAAAAAGCGCGTTACACCGTTCTGGATCGCGAAGACAAGCCAACCAGCAGTAAACCTGGGGCACCGTTCATTACCTCCACGTTGCAGCAGGCCGCCAGTACCCGCCTTGGCTTCGGCGTGAAGAAAACCATGATGATGGCGCAGCGTCTTTACGAAGCGGGCCACATTACCTACATGCGTACTGACTCTACCAATCTGAGCCAGGATGCGGTGAGCATGGTGCGCGGCTACATCGAAGAAAACTTCGGTAAGAAATATCTGCCGGCTGAAGCCAATCAATACGCCAGCAAGGACAACTCTCAGGAAGCGCACGAAGCGATTCGTCCTTCTGATGTGTCCGTGCAGTCTGAAGCGTTAAAAGACATGGAGGCGGATGCCCAGAAGCTTTATCAGCTGATCTGGCGCCAGTTCGTGGCCTGCCAGATGACGCCTGCGAAATACGATTCCACGACGCTGACGGTGGAAGCCGGTGAGTACCGCCTGAAGGCGCGTGGCCGCACGCTGCGCTTTGATGGCTGGACGAAAGTGATGCCTGCTCTGCGTAAGGGCGATGAAGACCGCACTTTACCGGCGGTGAACCCAGGTGAGGCGCTGACCCTGGTTGAGCTGCTTCCTGCCCAGCACTTTACCAAGCCGCCAGCGCGTTTCAGCGAAGCGTCGCTGGTGAAAGAGCTGGAAAAACGCGGAATTGGCCGCCCGTCCACCTACGCGTCTATCATTTCGACCATTCAGGATCGTGGCTACGTGCGCGTTGAGAACCGCCGTTTCTACGCTGAAAAAATGGGTGAGATTGTTACCGATCGTCTGGAAGAGAACTTCCGCGAGCTGATGAATTATGACTTCACGGCGCAAATGGAGGACAGCCTCGATCAGGTGGCCAATAACCAGGCCGAGTGGAAAGGCGTACTGGACAACTTCTTCACTGATTTTAGCGGCCAGCTTGAGAAAGCGGAGCAGGATCCGGAAGAAGGCGGTATGCGCCCGAACCAGATGGTTCTGACCAGCATCGACTGCCCAACCTGCGGCCGTAAAATGGGGATCCGTACCGCGAGTACCGGTGTATTCCTCGGCTGTTCTGGCTATGCGTTACCGCCGAAAGAACGCTGCAAAACCACCATCAACCTGGTACCGGAGAACGAAGTTCTTAACGTGCTTGAAGGTGATGATGCGGAAACCAACGCGCTGCGCGCCAAGCGTCGCTGCCAGAAGTGCGGCACGGCAATGGACAGCTACCTCATCGATCCAAAGCGCAAGCTGCACGTGTGTGGTAATAACCCGACCTGTGACGGCTACGAAATCGAAGAGGGTGAATTCCGCATCAAGGGCTATGACGGCCCAATTGTTGAGTGCGAGAAATGTGGCTCAGAAATGCACCTGAGAATGGGGCGTTTTGGCAAGTACATGGCTTGTACCAACGATGAGTGCAAAAACACCCGTAAGATCCTGCGTAATGGCGAAGTTGCGCCACCGAAGGAAGATCCGGTCCCGCTGCCGGAATTACCGTGTGAGAAATCGGACGCGTATTTCGTTCTACGAGACGGTGCCGCTGGCGTCTTCCTGGCCGCGAACACGTTCCCGAAATCTCGTGAAACACGCGCCCCGCTGGTTGAAGAGCTGCATCGCTTCCGCGATCGTCTGCCTGAGAAACTGCGCTATCTGGCCGATGCTCCTCAGGAAGATCCAGACGGCAATAAAGCGTTCGTTCGCTTTAGCCGCAAAACGAAGCAGCAGTATGTGGCTTCTGACAAAGACGGCAAAGCGACCGGCTGGTCGGCTTTCTTCGTTGACGGCAAGTGGGTCGTTGGCAAGAAATAA
- the acnA gene encoding aconitate hydratase AcnA, with the protein MSLTLREASKDTLRALNKTWHYYSLPLASKELGDISRLPKSLKVLLENLLRWQDEDSVTREDIHALAGWLKQAHADREIAYRPARVLMQDFTGVPAVVDLAAMREAVKRLGGDVAKVNPLSPVDLVIDHSVTVDHFGDNDAFEENVRLEMERNHERYVFLRWGQQAFSRFSVVPPGTGICHQVNLEYLGKAVWSEEQNGELVAYPDTLVGTDSHTTMINGLGVLGWGVGGIEAEAAMLGQPVSMLIPDVVGFKLEGKLREGITATDLVLTVTQMLRKHGVVGKFVEFYGDGLDSLPLADRATIANMSPEYGATCGFFPIDGVTLEYMRLSGRSEEQVALVEAYAKAQGMWRNTGDEPVFTSTLSLNMNDVEASLAGPKRPQDRVPLGGVPKAFAASNELEVNASHKDRHPVSYTLAGEEHQLPDGAVVIAAITSCTNTSNPSVLMAAGLLAKKAVSLGLKPQPWVKASLAPGSKVVSDYLAKAKLTPYLDELGFNLVGYGCTTCIGNSGPLPDPIEQAIKKGDLTVGAVLSGNRNFEGRIHPLVKTNWLASPPLVVAYALAGNMNIDLTKEPLGQDKNGADVYLKDIWPGSQEIAAAVAQVTTEMFHKEYAEVFEGTEEWRNIEVERSATYGWQDDSTYIRLSPFFDEMGAEPKPVEDIHGANVLAMLGDSVTTDHISPAGSIKPDSPAGRYLQGHGVERRDFNSYGSRRGNHEVMMRGTFANIRIRNEMVPGVEGGMTRLLPGEEVLSIYDAAMRYKERGIPLAVIAGKEYGSGSSRDWAAKGPRLLGVRVVIAESFERIHRSNLIGMGILPLEFPQGVTRKTLGLTGEEKLDISGLNQLKPGAVVPVTLTFADGRKQVIDCLCRIDTGNELTYFRHDGILHYVIRNMLK; encoded by the coding sequence ATGTCGTTAACCCTACGCGAAGCCAGTAAGGATACTCTACGGGCGCTAAATAAAACCTGGCACTACTACAGCTTGCCGCTGGCTTCAAAAGAGCTGGGGGATATCAGCCGGTTACCTAAGTCGCTAAAAGTTTTGCTGGAGAACCTGCTGCGCTGGCAGGATGAAGACTCCGTCACCCGCGAAGATATTCATGCCCTGGCCGGTTGGCTGAAACAGGCCCACGCCGATCGCGAAATTGCCTATCGTCCCGCCCGGGTGCTGATGCAGGACTTCACCGGCGTACCAGCGGTGGTGGATCTGGCCGCGATGCGTGAGGCGGTCAAGCGCCTTGGCGGCGATGTGGCCAAAGTTAACCCGCTTTCCCCGGTCGACCTGGTGATTGACCACTCCGTGACCGTAGACCACTTCGGTGACAACGATGCCTTCGAGGAAAACGTTCGCCTCGAGATGGAGCGAAACCACGAGCGCTATGTTTTCTTACGCTGGGGCCAGCAGGCGTTTAGCCGTTTCAGCGTTGTGCCGCCCGGGACCGGCATTTGCCACCAGGTCAACCTTGAGTACCTGGGTAAAGCCGTCTGGAGTGAAGAACAGAACGGCGAACTTGTCGCTTACCCTGACACGCTGGTGGGCACCGACTCGCATACTACGATGATTAACGGTCTTGGCGTGCTGGGCTGGGGGGTTGGCGGTATCGAAGCGGAAGCGGCGATGTTGGGCCAGCCGGTATCGATGCTGATTCCCGATGTGGTCGGCTTTAAGCTTGAGGGCAAACTGCGGGAAGGGATCACCGCGACGGACCTTGTGCTGACCGTCACCCAGATGCTGCGTAAACACGGCGTTGTGGGCAAATTTGTTGAGTTTTATGGCGATGGCCTCGATTCGCTCCCGCTCGCCGATCGGGCAACTATCGCCAACATGTCTCCTGAATATGGTGCGACCTGCGGCTTCTTCCCGATTGACGGCGTAACGCTGGAGTATATGCGCCTCAGCGGGCGTAGCGAAGAGCAGGTGGCTTTGGTGGAGGCCTACGCTAAGGCGCAGGGCATGTGGCGCAATACCGGTGATGAGCCTGTGTTCACCAGTACGCTCTCTTTGAACATGAATGACGTTGAGGCAAGCCTGGCCGGGCCAAAACGCCCGCAGGATCGTGTCCCGCTCGGCGGAGTGCCAAAAGCTTTTGCCGCCAGCAACGAGCTTGAAGTCAACGCTTCCCATAAAGATCGTCATCCGGTCAGCTACACGCTGGCAGGCGAAGAGCATCAATTGCCGGATGGCGCAGTGGTGATTGCGGCAATTACCTCTTGTACCAACACTTCAAACCCTAGCGTGCTGATGGCGGCTGGGTTGCTGGCTAAAAAAGCCGTTAGTTTAGGGCTTAAGCCGCAGCCGTGGGTTAAGGCTTCGCTTGCGCCGGGCTCTAAGGTGGTCTCGGATTATCTGGCGAAAGCCAAATTAACCCCATACCTTGATGAGCTAGGCTTTAATCTGGTGGGCTACGGCTGTACTACCTGTATCGGTAACTCAGGCCCGTTGCCCGATCCTATTGAGCAGGCGATCAAAAAAGGCGATCTTACCGTAGGCGCTGTGCTTTCCGGCAACCGCAACTTCGAAGGCCGTATTCACCCGCTGGTGAAAACTAACTGGCTGGCCTCACCGCCGCTTGTCGTCGCCTATGCGCTGGCTGGCAACATGAACATCGACCTGACTAAAGAGCCACTGGGGCAGGATAAAAATGGCGCTGACGTCTACCTGAAAGATATCTGGCCGGGCAGTCAGGAAATTGCTGCGGCTGTGGCGCAGGTCACTACCGAGATGTTCCACAAAGAATATGCCGAAGTGTTTGAGGGGACTGAAGAGTGGCGCAACATTGAAGTGGAGCGGTCGGCCACCTACGGCTGGCAGGATGATTCAACCTATATCCGACTGTCGCCGTTCTTTGATGAGATGGGCGCTGAGCCAAAACCAGTGGAGGATATTCACGGGGCTAACGTGCTGGCGATGCTGGGGGATTCGGTTACTACCGACCATATTTCCCCTGCGGGGAGCATTAAACCAGACAGCCCGGCGGGGCGCTACCTGCAGGGGCATGGCGTAGAGCGCAGGGACTTTAACTCCTACGGTTCTCGCCGCGGTAACCATGAAGTGATGATGCGCGGGACGTTTGCCAACATCCGTATTCGTAACGAGATGGTGCCGGGCGTTGAAGGCGGCATGACGCGGTTACTGCCGGGTGAAGAAGTCCTGTCTATCTATGACGCCGCAATGCGTTACAAAGAGCGGGGCATTCCGCTGGCAGTAATCGCCGGGAAAGAGTATGGCTCTGGTTCAAGCCGAGACTGGGCGGCCAAAGGCCCTCGTTTGCTGGGCGTGCGGGTAGTCATCGCCGAATCCTTCGAGCGTATTCACCGTTCGAACCTTATCGGCATGGGCATTTTACCGCTGGAGTTCCCACAGGGCGTCACGCGAAAAACGTTAGGTTTAACAGGGGAGGAGAAGCTGGATATCAGCGGGTTAAACCAGCTGAAGCCAGGTGCTGTTGTGCCGGTTACGCTGACCTTTGCCGACGGGCGCAAGCAAGTGATTGACTGCCTCTGCCGTATTGATACCGGCAATGAGCTGACCTATTTCCGTCACGACGGTATCTTGCATTATGTGATCAGAAATATGCTGAAGTAA
- the rluB gene encoding 23S rRNA pseudouridine(2605) synthase RluB translates to MSEKLQKVLARAGHGSRREIETIISAGRVSVDGKIATLGDRVEITQSLKIRIDGHLISIRESAEQICRVLAYYKPEGELCTRSDPEGRPTVFDRLPKLRGARWIAVGRLDVNTCGLLLFTTDGELANRLMHPSREVEREYSVRVFGQVDDDKVRQLSRGVQLEDGPAAFKTIKFTGGEGINQWYNVTLTEGRNREVRRLWEAVGVQVSRLIRVRYGDIKLPKGLPRGGYTELDLAQTNYLRTLVELPEETSSKVAVEKDRRRMKANQIRRAVKRHTQVTGGNRRASSSRNNGSGS, encoded by the coding sequence ATGAGCGAAAAGTTACAAAAAGTGCTGGCTCGCGCTGGCCATGGTTCCCGTCGTGAGATTGAAACCATTATCTCTGCAGGTCGCGTAAGCGTTGATGGCAAAATTGCCACGCTGGGCGATCGTGTTGAAATCACCCAGTCGCTTAAAATCCGCATCGATGGTCATTTGATCTCCATCCGCGAATCTGCGGAACAAATCTGCCGCGTGTTGGCCTATTACAAGCCGGAAGGTGAGCTGTGTACCCGCAGCGACCCGGAAGGGCGCCCAACCGTTTTTGACCGTTTGCCAAAGCTGCGCGGTGCACGCTGGATTGCCGTTGGGCGTCTGGATGTGAATACCTGTGGTTTACTGCTGTTCACCACCGACGGAGAACTGGCAAATCGCCTGATGCACCCAAGCCGTGAAGTGGAGCGTGAATACTCCGTGCGCGTATTTGGCCAGGTGGATGACGACAAGGTAAGACAACTGTCACGCGGCGTGCAGCTTGAAGATGGCCCTGCGGCCTTCAAAACCATCAAGTTCACCGGCGGCGAAGGCATTAACCAGTGGTACAACGTGACCCTGACCGAAGGCCGTAACCGCGAGGTGCGTCGCCTTTGGGAAGCGGTTGGCGTACAGGTTAGCCGCCTTATTCGCGTGCGCTACGGTGACATTAAACTGCCGAAAGGCTTGCCGCGCGGGGGCTACACCGAACTTGACCTGGCGCAGACAAACTATCTGCGTACGCTGGTGGAATTGCCGGAAGAAACCAGCAGCAAAGTGGCTGTGGAGAAAGATCGTCGCCGCATGAAGGCGAATCAGATCCGCCGCGCCGTGAAGCGTCACACCCAAGTGACCGGCGGCAACCGCCGCGCCAGCAGCAGCCGTAATAACGGCAGCGGCAGCTAA
- a CDS encoding YciK family oxidoreductase, with product MHYQPQDNLLKNRIILVTGASDGIGRVAALTYARFGASVILLGRNEQKLRAVAGEIQSHGLLPAHWFTLDLATATSADCHALANKLSALVPRLDGVLHNAGILGDVVSMDKQDPDTWQAVMQVNVNATFFLTQALLPLLLKSESGSLVFTTSSVGRQGRAGWGAYAASKFATEGMMQVLAEEYKQHNLRVNCINPGGTRTAMRASAFPTEDPAKLKTPRDLMPLYLWLMGDDSRRKTGMSFDAQPNRKPGISE from the coding sequence GTGCACTATCAGCCGCAAGATAATTTACTGAAAAATCGCATTATTTTAGTAACCGGCGCCAGCGATGGCATCGGCCGCGTCGCCGCGCTCACCTACGCTCGCTTTGGTGCCTCGGTCATTTTACTGGGTCGCAATGAGCAAAAGCTCCGCGCCGTCGCCGGTGAGATCCAGTCTCACGGTTTGCTCCCTGCGCACTGGTTCACGCTCGACCTGGCTACCGCCACGTCAGCAGATTGCCATGCGCTGGCTAACAAGCTTAGCGCGCTGGTTCCCCGCCTCGATGGCGTCCTGCATAATGCCGGTATTCTTGGCGATGTCGTGTCAATGGATAAGCAGGATCCCGACACCTGGCAGGCCGTCATGCAGGTGAACGTCAATGCGACCTTTTTCCTGACCCAGGCTTTGCTTCCTTTATTACTTAAATCCGAATCCGGCTCTCTGGTGTTTACCACCTCGAGCGTGGGTCGCCAGGGCCGCGCTGGCTGGGGCGCTTACGCTGCCTCGAAGTTTGCTACGGAAGGCATGATGCAGGTACTGGCGGAAGAGTATAAGCAGCACAACCTGCGCGTGAACTGCATCAACCCAGGCGGTACCCGTACAGCCATGCGCGCCAGCGCCTTCCCTACGGAAGATCCGGCCAAACTGAAAACGCCGCGGGATTTAATGCCGCTTTATCTCTGGCTGATGGGCGACGACAGTCGCCGTAAGACCGGCATGAGTTTTGATGCCCAGCCTAACCGCAAACCCGGGATTTCAGAATGA
- the ymiC gene encoding small membrane protein YmiC → MNNHNAVKYWSWMGAFTLSALFWVEILRAFAN, encoded by the coding sequence ATGAATAATCACAATGCTGTAAAATACTGGTCATGGATGGGCGCTTTTACGCTCTCTGCCTTGTTCTGGGTAGAAATACTTCGCGCCTTCGCCAATTAA
- the sohB gene encoding protease SohB has protein sequence MDLIADYGLFLAKAVTIVVAIGAVALILVNVAQRKKQARGELRLTNLSEQYQDVQQEMQVAMLDPHQQKLWLKEEKKKLKLEAKQAKARAKRGEKASSGKPTLYVLDFKGSMDAHEVSSLREEITAVLSVVKPKDEVLLRLESPGGVVHGYGLAASQLQRLRDKAVPLTIAVDKVAASGGYMMACVAQRIVAAPFSIIGSIGVVAQIPNFHRLLKRNDIDVELHTAGQYKRTLTLLGENTEQGREKFREDLNETHHLFKQFVSSMRPGLDIEAVATGEHWYGTQAKEKGLVDDVATSDDLLLGMMKDFDAINVRYLQRKKVMDRFTGSAANSLDRLLLRWWQRGEKPLL, from the coding sequence GTGGATCTGATTGCTGACTATGGACTTTTTTTGGCTAAAGCGGTGACCATTGTGGTAGCAATTGGTGCCGTTGCTCTCATTCTGGTGAACGTTGCGCAACGTAAGAAGCAGGCCCGGGGTGAACTGAGGCTGACAAATCTGAGCGAGCAGTATCAGGATGTGCAGCAAGAGATGCAGGTCGCGATGCTTGACCCGCATCAGCAGAAGCTGTGGCTTAAGGAAGAAAAGAAAAAGCTTAAGCTGGAGGCTAAGCAGGCCAAAGCGCGGGCTAAACGCGGTGAAAAGGCCAGTTCGGGCAAGCCGACGCTTTATGTCCTCGATTTTAAAGGCAGTATGGATGCCCACGAAGTCAGCTCGCTCCGTGAAGAAATTACCGCCGTGTTATCTGTGGTTAAACCCAAGGATGAAGTTTTGCTGCGCCTGGAAAGCCCCGGCGGCGTGGTTCATGGCTACGGGCTGGCGGCATCCCAGCTTCAGCGCTTGCGAGACAAAGCAGTGCCTTTAACCATTGCGGTCGATAAGGTGGCGGCCAGCGGCGGTTATATGATGGCGTGTGTGGCCCAGCGCATTGTGGCCGCGCCATTCTCCATCATTGGGTCAATTGGCGTTGTCGCGCAAATCCCTAACTTCCATCGCCTGCTAAAGCGGAATGATATTGACGTTGAGCTGCACACTGCAGGGCAGTACAAACGTACGCTAACTCTGCTGGGTGAAAACACCGAACAGGGGCGGGAGAAGTTCCGGGAAGACCTCAATGAAACGCATCATCTGTTCAAGCAGTTTGTCAGCAGTATGCGTCCGGGCCTTGATATTGAAGCGGTGGCCACGGGCGAGCACTGGTATGGTACGCAGGCGAAAGAAAAAGGTCTGGTGGATGACGTGGCGACCAGCGACGATCTGCTGCTGGGGATGATGAAAGATTTTGACGCTATTAATGTACGCTATCTGCAGCGTAAAAAAGTGATGGACCGCTTCACCGGTAGCGCAGCGAACAGCTTAGACCGCCTGCTGTTACGCTGGTGGCAGCGTGGTGAAAAACCCCTGCTGTAA